Proteins encoded together in one Tautonia rosea window:
- a CDS encoding GntP family permease: protein MLIEVGAIVLALGLLMTVAYRGLPVIVFAPLCALLAAALSGMPLLPAYTELFMTGVAGFVRAFFPLFLLGAVFGKLMDSSGSAAAIAAAMIRAMGPRHAIPAVVLAGAVLTYGGVSLFVVAFAVYPLGAALFRVADIPKRLLPAAIALGAFTFTMDALPGTPQVQNIIPTRFFGTDAYAAPLTGLIGGAIVLFGGLFWLERRRARAALIGEGYGTGHRNEPAARSADRLPSLGAAVVPLLVVLAVNFILSRTAWSVETWYAEAALLRDFPETRPQDAASTWAVIVALSAGILATLGLNIGRMKDSVSSSLSAAAAGSLPAIFNTASEVGFGTVIKTLPGFEIVRSMVLDVSRHVLISQAVAVNVLAAITGSASGGLSIALEVMGRQALDAAQDQGISPELLHRIASMASGGMDTLPHNGAVITLLAITGLTHRQSYPDIFVITLIKTAAVFLLAAAASALAG from the coding sequence ATGCTGATCGAGGTGGGAGCAATCGTCCTGGCCCTTGGCCTCCTGATGACGGTCGCCTATCGGGGCCTGCCCGTCATCGTTTTCGCTCCGCTCTGCGCCTTACTGGCTGCGGCGCTGTCGGGAATGCCGCTCCTCCCTGCCTACACCGAGTTGTTCATGACCGGCGTGGCCGGGTTCGTCCGGGCCTTCTTCCCTCTGTTTCTCCTGGGAGCGGTGTTCGGCAAGCTCATGGACTCGAGCGGCTCGGCCGCGGCGATTGCCGCAGCGATGATCCGGGCAATGGGGCCTCGCCACGCGATCCCGGCGGTGGTGCTGGCCGGGGCGGTCCTGACCTACGGCGGCGTCTCCCTGTTCGTCGTGGCATTCGCCGTTTATCCCCTGGGCGCGGCCTTGTTTCGCGTCGCGGACATTCCCAAGCGATTGCTTCCGGCGGCAATTGCTTTGGGGGCGTTCACCTTCACCATGGATGCCCTGCCTGGCACGCCACAGGTTCAGAACATCATCCCCACGCGCTTCTTCGGCACCGATGCGTACGCCGCACCCCTTACCGGTCTGATTGGTGGTGCTATCGTCCTGTTTGGGGGCCTCTTCTGGCTGGAACGAAGACGAGCCCGTGCTGCCCTGATTGGGGAAGGATATGGCACCGGCCACCGGAACGAACCAGCGGCCCGATCGGCCGATCGGCTTCCTTCGCTCGGGGCGGCGGTCGTCCCGTTGCTAGTGGTGCTGGCGGTCAACTTCATCTTGAGCCGGACCGCGTGGTCGGTGGAGACCTGGTACGCCGAGGCAGCGCTTCTCCGTGACTTCCCCGAGACTCGCCCTCAGGATGCAGCTTCAACCTGGGCTGTGATTGTCGCTCTTTCCGCGGGAATCCTGGCCACCCTCGGCCTGAATATCGGTCGGATGAAGGACTCGGTCTCATCCTCACTCTCGGCCGCGGCGGCGGGTTCGCTCCCGGCGATCTTCAACACGGCCTCAGAGGTCGGCTTCGGCACGGTCATCAAGACCTTGCCGGGCTTCGAGATCGTCCGATCAATGGTGCTCGATGTCAGTCGGCATGTGCTCATCTCTCAGGCGGTCGCCGTCAACGTGCTGGCTGCTATCACCGGATCGGCCTCCGGCGGCCTGTCGATTGCTCTGGAGGTCATGGGCCGTCAGGCGCTCGACGCTGCACAGGATCAGGGGATCAGCCCGGAGCTGCTCCATCGGATCGCCTCGATGGCCTCCGGAGGAATGGACACCTTACCCCACAACGGGGCGGTGATCACCCTGCTGGCCATCACCGGCCTGACGCAC